Genomic segment of Arachis hypogaea cultivar Tifrunner chromosome 11, arahy.Tifrunner.gnm2.J5K5, whole genome shotgun sequence:
TATACGTAAAACCACACTAAATCGAATTCTCTACTTTATGCCCTTGTTTATAAATCGAATTTATACTATACGATTCGATTTACTAGTATCGAACTACATTCGTTAGTAAATTGACTTAAGTAATGTTGATTTATCTCAATTCCTACTAATTCAATTTTGTCAATTCGCTTTAGTACTTAAATAGCTAATTTGAATTTTATcaatttgatttatatagaaatatgcACGAGGACATACACATAACATTTTTAATTTGGGACTTTCATGTAAGTTTGAGATGCGTTTAGTTTATACATGAGTTTTACCTTTGAAATTAatacattttaaataaaataagttatgaATTTGAATAACCGTGTTTATAAACACCATAACCGCCTAACTCCACAATCCCTATTTATTAGCATTACAAGCTCGATCGGGAAGCATCTTCTAAAAAATTTCATGTTTAAATTAATTGTTGTGCATTTCAGAGTAGTATATAACCCTTCACTTTCCTTCAATACATACTCTTAAGATTGTGttctttttttttgggtgacttttaatcttttttaagaTTGTGTTCTTTGCATTGACTAGAAATTTTCTCAACAAATAAAGTTATAATTCTTCTTTGTTGAATGTAATGCAAGTCATCTCACTGTTtacttctatttttcaaaaagagGTTGATTGTAAGccaatttattttaactaataataatgTAACATGTAACAAAGAGTAACTTAGCCTTTAATATGAGAGAATTGGATAGAATTCaccttaaaaaatatcatattggTAATAAAATTTTTGACCAATGTCTACCGCTGACGAGAAAACATAGAAAGGACGAGTGGACGGGTCAAATTGACGGCACCGCACAAGGAAACCCACGTACCACCGGTTGTGGCAGACTGCTGAGGAACGAGAGCAGCAGCTGGATCGGGGGATTCTCCTACAAGATAGGCACTGGAACGGCCTTTGGGGCAGAGACATGGAGAGTGAAAAAAGGCATGGAGCTAGCTTGGACTATGGGATGTAGAAAAGTAGTGGTAGAGATTGATGCAGCAGCAGTGGTTCACCTTTTGAATGGAGGCAAGAACCTGGTCATCCATCCAAATGCTAATGTTAGAGAAATCAATGAAAGGAGGAAATAAGATTCAAGCATATTTTGTACAGAACTATAAGAAAGGTAATAGATGTGCTTATTACCTAACAAACGAGTTAAAGATAGATATGACTTTGTTTTTTGGGATTTACCTCCTCCTGAGTTAGCTAGAAATCTGAGTAAATATCAGAGGGATTACATTATCCCGCTTAGTTTGTAATTAAGTTTTCTTTTTTATGGGTTTATGCCCctttttttaaccaaaaaacaAACATGTAAGCAACTAAATTCCAATACGGTTGCAGGCTTGCAGAGCCGCTGGAAAGACACACATGTAAGGACAAGTAGCCTCTGTttgtcttcttcatttcttcatttcTCAGTCATTCCAATTCTGAcggaaaagagaagagagagcagAGGCTGAGGCACAGAATAATAGCAGTCTTCACCACCCACCATCAACCACAATGAAAGGCCGCAATTATCCCTCCACGGCTCCACCAGAAGAAAGATGGCCAAAAAAGCCGTTTTACTTTCGAATAAATTGTATCACTGATACCGAATGGCTTTTGTATCAGTCGAATAGATGAATTATATGATTGTATGATTGATACTGGATCAAAACAATTCCAGCAATTCGTTTGTATTCATAGCCATTTCCGATTTTTGTCTTAATTGTGGATAGTTAAGATGAGGAATTGATTCAATTCGGGCAATACTAACAACTATGATTGGCATAATTACTTTTTAACTTCAGGCCGAGCTAAAGCATCCAGTACATACAACGCAACTACTTACTCAGAAAAACATACAGAATGTGCTTTCACATGAAACAGAAAGCACCAAAACAACAACATTCAAATGTTACTGCAGCTTGCACTAGGTCTGTAGAGGTCAATATATTATATTAGTTCTACATCTTAGTTACCTTGAAAAAACACTAACTACTCACATTGGATGTTTAACCAGAAGAGTTTTCCTACTATTCTCCCTTCTTATTCACGAATCAGTTGCATCTTTAAGACGTGCAATAAGCTCCTCCTACAGATTTTATATCACGTATTAGTAaaggcaaatatatatatatagaagtcaGTACTTTTTCAATAGTCAATCTTAGTGTTTGTTTGGACaccattaaattaataaaaaagatatttttttaattaaaaaatatctttttattttttagtgattgacaaatttctaatagtaaaaataaaagcactagaaaaaaaaaacatcattttCGAGAAACTATAACTtgcatatttttttaaagatttttttccttaaaaaaaagatttttttcacataataaataaacaaaaaaatctttttttttatcttattttatccaaacataattgatagataaaaaaagatcttttaaaatgaaatatccaaacataaaatcacttttacttttataaaagatcttttaaaaaaatattattaaaaaaaagatttttttctgAAAATAGCGTCCAAACAGGCCCTTAGACTTATACCATTTGATATTCATATCAAAATTTTATGAATAATTGAAACAAATGGAACCATTATGCGATTATGATTTGATATATATGGACCATCAGTAAAACATAACATGTAGGAAACAGTCATATGGACATCCTTATGCATGCATGCAGGTGCCATCTCAGTGCAACTTATGTACCCGTTTTTAAAAAACTGCAGAAAAATACTTGCCTTCTTTCCTTTGGTTGAAAGACCTTTAGATTTCAAAAGATTACGAAGCCTCTCTACAGTCAACCTGTGGAAATCCTTATTGAATGTTTGACTGGTTGATCCCTCTGTATGTTTAAAACCATAAGAAACAAAAATCATTGAGATATATAGAGAATCCATATGCTAAAACCTCTGTTCGGCAATCTTACTAAGGATCATGGTAAACTAATTTATAGTAATTATCAGACCTATGACCTTAAATCTTTGCCAATCACAAATACCTGAGGTAAACTCAAGAGGCAGCCTGAATTAGAGGTGCAAGCACAGGTAAAGAGAACTTCCAGTAACATAAATTAAGCATAACTAAAACATAAGCCTGAGGTGCATGTCTGGATACGTATCAGACTGTATGATAAGAGATGTGACCAATCCCACACCCAACAAACGGTATACATATATGATATAAAATGCATATAAGGATGTAGGTAATTGAATCCAATGTTTATATACATCCCACTCAGGATCCAATGCAAAATGCCTTACAAAGGCCATACCCACCTTGTAAAGAGTTTATTTGATTATTTGCTCTCTTAGCTGAAGCTCTGCCATCCAAACCCTTGTCACTAGCCCTGATTAAAGAGTTTAATGAGGCCGGGTTCAATAACACAACGAGATTGAAATACTTAAATACAGACATTAATGAACGCAAAATAGGCACCATTAGTTATTCACAAGAGGCAAGTGAAGAGAAAGGAAAAACTTATCCATATTTCTTCATCAAAAGAAACATAGTGGCAGAAAATTTGCAGGCAAGTTGGTGAATTGAGGATATTTACCATCCTATGGGGGGAATAATACCTCTTTCTAGATCCCTCGGTTCCATCCTTTGAGCTGGAATCACATTTTTGTTTCTTCAGGCCTAGGGTGAGTGCTCTAATAAGTAtgttttgttggtttgtcttaATATGCTGGCCCTCTGGATCAACAAGAGAGTTAGAAAACCTCTGCTTCATGATGATTATCAAATGAAGAAAATACTAAAGATATGGcaaaaatctatgacatgaaccaCTTACTACGTAAAAATATACATCATGACCAAGTCACCAAGAAGGTGTCGAAAGCTTCTTAATATATGATTTCATAAATTCAATAAAGTACTCAAGAAATAAAATTTGATAACATGAACCATTTAGAAACTAAGATGGTAAGGTCCTCTCATGCTCAATAAAGGCGATGGTCAGCACTTAAGCAGCACTTATGCAATGTACAAACACTAAACAccctaaactcaacaaattaaggCAACAATAAATATGCTAAATACCAATCCAACTTGACAAAGTACATAACATAAAAGCTTATAAGCTCAGATAAAGAATCTTTCATTGGCAAATACAAGTACCATTTGAATATGATAAAGTATAATGTTTGTGGATGATAGGGAGCCAATCTTAACCCTGGCGATGAGAAGGAAATAATTTATAACGAAATAATCGATGGCTACATAGCATACCTCCCTAAATTACTAACGATTTATTATGATAGCTAAACAATCAATTCTACATAAGAGAAATTTTCTggtttctataagaagaaaatggTAAGAGTTCATTTGTTTCATTGCTAGAGTCTTTGCTTGAGAGCGAAGTGAAATATCATTATTGGAGCAATCAAACTATACTGAGTTGTGGCAACCTGTTTAAATACTATAAGATAAAGAATGAGAAGACCTGGTGGCATTGTTTCATGATCGCATACGTACACCCGCATCCCACCCTGCACAATCAGGATGTCAAATCAAATTCGAATATAATATCTTGCAAATAACATCATGCAGAGTTCTGAAAAACTGGAAGGAAAATCATTTTCAATGACAAGAAGTATCATTATGATGTAGGACATTGGTAGCTTTACATAAAAAGCATGTGCGTCGAAGAAAGCACGGCAGAAAATTCACTTGATATTTATTTCAGAAGAAAGAATGCTTACACAGTAGAACCCAGCAGGATAGAGGAAATGTGATTAATGATGAAAATAGAGCTCCTGTATTATCTTAATTCAGCATgaatttaaacaaataatttcAAGATTTCAAACAACATAATAAGCATCCATTACAGGTATAACATTAACAAGATTaggttcaatttttaaaaagaatccCTTGTAAAAGAAGCCTAATTTGCAGTGCTTTTAGTTTCTCCGGAATGCTCCTAATATTCTGTTCCACTTGAAATGCAAAAGATATTCTAAGATCTCCATAAACAAAAACAAAGgcagaagaagaaaatattaCGAATTAATCACGACACATGATTAATACCAAGTGAAAGAGCCTCCAATGTTGCATATTAAACTACTTATTACAAAGTTGGGAATCGTTAGTGACATGAGTTCAATTATTAGAAAAGTCGTGCTATTTAGTACAACAGTTCGAAGCCATAAAATTCCTCACTTTTTTCATCGAAGTTTTGATGTTTTAGCTCAACTCCAAACTCCATACATCACATCAACCATCAATGTACTAAGTAATCAACCATTTTTCACAGCAATATTCTAACATTTCTTAAGCAAATGTCAATGCttcaaccaaaaccacaaaacctAACAGTAACAATAAACAAGAAACCACATTGTAATTCAAATTCGCAAAATCAATACAAAAGAACACCACATATCAAAGCATCCAACAGAAATTCAAATTCGTTAATCatgcatgaaaaagaagaaaaagaaagaaagaaaaaaaagttggaAGTAAGAGTGATTTACCGGATTGGAAGACACAACGGTGGAAGAGAAGAGGCCTCGAGAGGGAAGATCGGAGAGAAATGAAGAAGCACCAGATGAGCGATTCGTATCCATAACCATCGAATTGAACACGATAACGAAACCAAcacaacaaagaagaagaagaaaaccctCGGAATCAAATTGAAGCGACAGCTTCAGTTCAGAACTACCGCGAAGAATAAGTTTGTGGTGTTGATACACCGAAATAGACCTCAGTTGGACTCTCCCTTTGACCACCACGGAAATTAATTAGATTTATTTACCTTATACACTCCTCCGCCAGAAAACGTAATTGggtattcttttgttttttattattaaccgCGTGTTAATTTTGGCAACGTAATTTTCCCGGCAATTTTTTTTAAGCCGGGAAATTATTTTTAAAgagcaaattttttaattttggttttttgAGTATGTCTACTATTCggatgattaaaaaaattagaagaaaaataaaaagagaaatcaCGGATAAgtatattttggaggaaaacgtTTTCTACATtatgtcaataaaaaataaaggattaattttacaaaaaatgtGTAGAGTAAGTAACAGCATGTATATTAGTAAGTTATAgatcaaatgacataattttttttatctttatttaaatattttagattTGAGTCTtactcttaatttaaaaaaaaataaaagtatatatTTGAATGACATGTATTaagtgataaaaaatattttatctaaaattttggtacgtttaataatttttttaagtaaaagtaaaacactataaaaataaaaaagcatatttctgaaaaatacaattttttatctttttaaaagaaaactttttatttaaaaaaaatatttttaatataataaataaacaaaaaattttttatattattatattcagacataattaataaaaaaatatttttatataaaaacattcaaaatttaatatttttttaatttttaaatattaaaaatattattttaaaaaattgcttTTAGAAGCTAATCCAAATGAATCTTCAAATTTTCATATCATGTTAAACTGTCCAACTACACATCCAAGTATTTTTAGCAAACAAATCCAACTAAATGAGTCTAAACTCAACAAAAACCTTTCATCACACTTTCACTAACGCAAAACATATCCTTATTCGTCTTCGTCTTCGTATTCTTTCTTCTTcgtgttcttccttcttcttattCGCTTTCCTCCTTCTTCGTCTTCgcatttcttcttattcttcttcttctttgcgttcttctttctttttcttcgccTTCCTCCTTAGTCTTATTCGTGTTCCCTCTTCTTCTTCGCGTGTTTTCTTTCAATCGTCATTTCTttattgctgttgttgttgctgtatttttttctccttttaattgaggttcatttagaTCCAAAAATGAATCTGATGTGTTTTTattaatgattgagtctttttgactactTGTTCAAAGTTGaactaatttcagttcatttgtgaattaattgaggttcacttgatgcggCTAATAAATATTTACCAAATTTCTTATTCCTTAAGAAGTTTcagtttatttcttagtttaattaagGTTCATTTGGATCAAGAAATAAATtgtatgtgtttttgttgataattgagtcttttttactgcttgttcaaaactggactaatttcggttcatttgtgtgttaattgaggttcacctgatgctgctaataagtattgactaaattttttattccttaagtaatttcggttcatttcttagtttatttgaggttcatttggatccagaaataaattcgatgtgtttgtgttaattgaggttcacttgatgctgctgataagtattgaccaaatcttttagcaaagaagaatgaaattattcattatcactttattcaattgtattagattccactccattccattcaattagttcagatttgaacaaacagTCAAAAAAActtaatcatcaacaaaaatacatcaaattcatctctggatccaaatgaacctcaattaaactaagaaatgaaccgaaattacttaaaaaataaaaaaattggtcaatacttatcagtagcatcaagtgaaccttaaTTTAGcacacaaatgaaccaaaattagttcagatttgaacaaacagtaaaaagactcaatcattaataaaaacatatcgaattcatttctggatcTAAATGAacttcaattaaactaagaaatgaaccgaaattacttaagaaataaaaaatttggtcaatacttatcaacagcatcaagtgaaccttaaTTACAAACAAATGAACTGAAATAAATCAAGAAATAaatcgaaattatttaatgatggcatcagagaaaatcagaactaataaagatgcttgcaaaatgttggtgttattGGTAATGACGATAACAAAAAaggacaaaaaaaagaagaagaagacgtgaAATTGGGAAAGAACCTGGTGCGCGaatttaaaaagaagaagaagaagaaagaagaggaggaggagaaggagagcaGAAGGAAacggagaaagagaaagagaaggagaaggaggcgcgtaatttaaaaaattgttataacaACTTAGTTAGACttagttaagtatttttttttttgtcgtaGAGTTTTATTGCATGTTAAAATATAATGAGTAAGTTCTCTTTGAACTTTGAAGACAATGATAGGAAACCTTTTGTAAGAATACTTAAAACTAAACGtttttgagaaaaagaaaagattttatttatttttttattgaaaataaatcaaCCCATTCTCACAAGacacaagatacaagacacaagtCACTAGGGGTGGACATgctttggatttttaaaaatccaaactACATCTACTTTAAAATCAGTTTTATGGTTCATAAAATCAAACTGCAACCGGATTAAAAAGAGAAACCGATTCTAaaccaatttgaaaaaataaaaatcaattttaaaccgGTTTTAATATTTAAATCCGGTTTTAAATATACTTTTTTAGTATCCAAATTTAAAATCTGATTTTAAATCTGGCTTTTTAATAtccaaatttaaaatctattttttttaaaattcaattttaaaaccagattttttaaccaaaaaattagttttaaaaccagtttttagaAATCCATTTCCAaaccaaattttttaaccaaaaatccagttttaaaaccagtttttagaAAATCTGattttcaaaccataatttttttaaaagtaaaattaatactaaagcCTTTTAAATTATATAAGTTCATTACAACTAGGATTTGGTTCTTTATAAATCTAATGACAATAGCTAATCTAAATAACATTTAATCATTTTCAAAACATTAAAATGATACCACTAAAAAATCTCCTTAAAACAACAACCACAAAATATCAAAAGATGCCAACAAATTCATCAAACAACCACAACCTTTGAAGAAAATATATctacaaataacaaaatatatctaCAAATATATCAAACAACCACAACCTAATATTTCCCAAACGCTAGCATCAGGTGCTTCAATATAATTTCTAATCATGGTGCCAACTCTTCTACAGTCTCCTGTTTGAAGTAAACTAAATGTGGGCGATacataaaattaagtaaattggATAACTGAATATGATTCATTAAGATACAAACAAACAGATATCATAGTCAGAACCTCTTCAAGTGTTTGCAAAAGCTGAACAAGCAGCCTCTTGAACCCGCTTATTATCATCCAAAATTCTTCGAAGAAGACACATAAGAACACTATCAAATTGATCATAGCCTTTTGGGTATCCAATACCCTAACATAGGAACATGTTAGAATTCAAACAATAAGAAAAATAACATCTAAATACACAAATAACAGGTTATCTATTTATGTGTCAACAAATATTGGAAATCAATTCGTCAAGTATTCATcttgtttctattttttaataaGTTGTCAACAAATGTGAATACTAACCATACTTAGTCATCATCAAGATTATCAATTGATGCCGCTATAGAATAAGTACTATCATTAGAGGAAAATATATCTgtcaaggaaaataaattaattattaagtcTATATTTAACAACTTTTAATTGTTAactaatatgaaaaaaattttataccTTTATCAATTTGCTGAAGaacttcaccatcatcatcatctaaaGCAGAGAAAAGATCTTCCTTAAGCCAATCTCCTGTGCAGACTAAGGCCTCTACCATTCTAGGTGTTAAGAAACTGCAGTATGGATCGAGGACTCTTCCTCCAATACTAAATCCAGACTCTGAAGCTACCGTAGAAAGAGGTATAGCCAATACCTCACAAGCCATATTTTCAAGAATTGGAAATCGGGTTGAGTTGACCTTCCACCAATTTAGGATATCAAACTTATGGGAGTATGGCTCGCATTCTTCTTATAAATATTTATCAAGTTCAGATATTGTATTTGTTCTACAACCTGTTGCTTGCAGAAAAAAGCCCATGCTATGAACATCAGTATTAATGTTGTTGGCTTAAACATCTTGCATATCAGCTTCACTTGCTTCCTCAGAACTTTGGTATTGCTGATAAAGTAACTTTATGCACTTGGACAACTTTGACTTCAATTCGCCccctttttcttctccaaatAAGTAATCCAACAAATAATTGACATACTTAATCTTTATTGTTTATGGCTTTTCATAACACTTGCATTCCTTGTGCATTGATCCGATTTTTTACTCTTTTTCATGAtcaaatttttattgtttatggCTTGCTATCCTTATAACACCATGCAAGAATTAGTAGTTTCTCTAACTCcatcttctttaatttttgtgttttattgtCTTGGAGTTAGTTTGAATCAATACTTTTCTCATGTCCTAACTAATCTTGCATGTGTTCATCATTGTTGACATTGATGCTTGAGATTGCTCTTTTCATGCTTTATACTTGTGTACTTCCTTCATTCTTACATCAAGTGCTAGTGATATGCCTCAATACTTTTGTTGATTTCTCACTTACATGGtgtagctaccatgtacttgAGATCCCTTACTCTTTGTTGGCATTATTTTTCGCTTGCACTTTCTTTATTTCGGTGTCTTTCTCTCTAAGCTtaatgtttcttctttttcttccttttcaggatggccaccaagaaaggataGGAGAAAGCTTCTAAAAAGATGCCTACCAAAGCAGCAACTCAGAAAGTGCTCAGTGAGGCGCGAGCTCCCAAGCCAACCATCAAGACGCCACCTCCTAAGCGGCCAAAGATGGCCAACCACATTGATGAGACAGAGAAAGAAGTTTCCGCAAATGATCCTGCAAGATTTTCCAATCGCTATGGTAAGCGGATGTACTCTAAGTTGCTTGATAGAAATCACCACTGTGAGTGCCTCCTACTTGTTCCGGAGCACTTAGCTTAATTTGTGGTGGACCGCATTGAGAGGCGGCATTGGGGATTCTTAAATCGGGAGGTGAGCGAAGCC
This window contains:
- the LOC112722240 gene encoding protein LOWER TEMPERATURE 1, with translation MVMDTNRSSGASSFLSDLPSRGLFSSTVVSSNPGGMRVYVCDHETMPPEGQHIKTNQQNILIRALTLGLKKQKCDSSSKDGTEGSRKRASDKGLDGRASAKRANNQINSLQEGSTSQTFNKDFHRLTVERLRNLLKSKGLSTKGKKEELIARLKDATDS